A genomic segment from Actinoplanes sichuanensis encodes:
- a CDS encoding DUF4236 domain-containing protein, with amino-acid sequence MGIVYRSRKKIGPLVLNFTENGYSSWSLKIGRWSWNSKTRAHRVDLPGPLSWKQDKSRSR; translated from the coding sequence ATGGGCATCGTCTACCGCAGCCGGAAGAAGATCGGTCCGCTGGTGCTGAACTTCACCGAGAACGGCTACTCGTCGTGGAGCCTGAAGATCGGCCGCTGGTCGTGGAACTCCAAGACCCGCGCACACCGCGTCGACCTGCCCGGCCCGCTGTCGTGGAAGCAGGACAAGAGCCGCTCCCGCTAG
- a CDS encoding response regulator: MISVLVVDSQPLQRFGLRMLLESTPDTEIVGEADNSAEAVRRATELRPDVVLMDIRMPGVDGIETTRRIVAGGGRSRILVLTTFDVDRYAFATLRAGASGFLLKDIRPEDLLAGIRAVAAGDAVIAPALTRRLLDAFADRLDDDLCGPVREDPRLRFLTDREREVLVAIGHGLTNGEIARRFRLSESTVKTHVGRVLAKIGARDRIQAVILAYDLRLARPVQ; the protein is encoded by the coding sequence ATGATCTCCGTGCTCGTGGTGGACTCCCAGCCGCTGCAGCGCTTCGGGCTACGCATGCTGCTGGAGAGCACCCCCGACACCGAGATCGTCGGCGAGGCCGACAATTCCGCCGAGGCCGTTCGGCGGGCCACTGAGCTGCGTCCCGACGTGGTGCTGATGGACATCCGCATGCCGGGCGTCGACGGGATCGAGACGACCCGGCGCATCGTCGCAGGCGGTGGACGGTCGCGGATCCTGGTGCTGACGACGTTCGACGTGGACCGGTATGCGTTCGCCACGCTGCGGGCCGGGGCGAGCGGTTTCCTGCTCAAGGACATCCGCCCGGAGGATCTGCTCGCCGGTATCCGGGCCGTCGCGGCCGGGGACGCGGTGATCGCGCCGGCGCTGACTCGGCGACTGCTCGACGCGTTCGCCGACCGGCTGGACGACGACCTCTGCGGGCCCGTGCGGGAGGATCCCCGCCTGAGATTCCTGACCGACCGCGAGCGTGAGGTCCTCGTCGCCATCGGCCACGGCCTCACCAACGGTGAGATCGCGCGACGGTTCAGGCTGTCGGAGTCGACGGTGAAGACACACGTCGGGCGGGTCCTCGCCAAGATCGGCGCAAGAGACCGGATCCAGGCCGTCATCCTCGCCTACGACTTGAGACTCGCCCGGCCGGTCCAGTGA
- a CDS encoding tetratricopeptide repeat-containing diguanylate cyclase: protein MTTETASRVPTEPHPELSALESVAAELEGRPLSAFRTLWEPAEELRQRAAEQGSERLVQRATLLQAGVLLRQGRTGEGGRLAHQVRVWAEQHEDHLLLARTHRELSVFFRHVGDFADSLTHALQGVAFLPDDVPPSLRARHLMTLSVSLDDTGSHADGKIRAREALMLAVEAGDHEVTSSVLNNMAYTAVEIGDEPEARMLVDQMRDLQARTGIRFTANELDTMAQVELMGGRYDAVEELLSPVLADLVAANEGDAVAECRLTLAQARRMAGRHEAAQEALDDTRAVCAERGLAGIGARVRQEQAALFADTGRFAEAYEEHRAFHAATTALQSVQRDARARALQAVFEANEARRVSEHFREMAHRDALTGLYNRRYVNERMPALLLESAARRRPLSLAIVDLDHFKRVNDTLSHATGDAVLQHVAELLEEAAPGSAFAARMGGEEFLLVYPGVDAEEALTRCERLRLRIRAHGWETVTGTLPVTTSIGVTTAPEGRSTFSALLSAADHNLYAAKRSGRDRVIAG, encoded by the coding sequence GTGACGACGGAAACGGCGAGCCGTGTCCCCACCGAGCCCCATCCGGAGCTCAGCGCACTCGAATCCGTCGCGGCGGAACTCGAGGGACGGCCGTTGTCGGCGTTCCGCACCCTCTGGGAGCCCGCCGAGGAGCTCCGGCAGCGTGCCGCCGAGCAGGGCTCCGAGCGGCTCGTCCAGCGGGCGACCCTGCTTCAGGCCGGGGTGCTGCTCCGGCAGGGGCGGACCGGCGAGGGCGGCCGGCTCGCCCACCAGGTACGCGTCTGGGCCGAACAACACGAGGATCACCTCCTGCTGGCCCGTACCCACCGGGAGTTGTCGGTCTTCTTCCGCCATGTGGGTGATTTCGCGGACTCGCTCACCCACGCGCTCCAGGGCGTCGCCTTCCTCCCCGACGACGTGCCGCCCAGCCTGCGGGCCCGGCACCTGATGACGCTCTCGGTCTCGCTCGACGACACCGGCTCGCACGCGGACGGCAAGATCCGTGCGCGGGAGGCTCTGATGCTGGCCGTCGAGGCGGGCGATCACGAGGTCACCTCGTCGGTCCTGAACAACATGGCGTACACCGCGGTCGAGATCGGCGACGAGCCCGAGGCCCGGATGCTCGTCGATCAGATGCGTGACCTCCAGGCCCGTACCGGAATCCGGTTCACCGCCAACGAGCTGGACACGATGGCACAGGTCGAGCTGATGGGCGGCCGGTACGACGCGGTCGAGGAGTTGCTCTCCCCGGTGCTGGCCGACCTGGTCGCCGCGAATGAGGGGGACGCGGTCGCCGAATGCCGGCTCACCCTCGCCCAGGCACGCCGGATGGCCGGCCGGCACGAGGCGGCGCAGGAGGCTCTGGACGACACCCGGGCGGTGTGTGCCGAACGTGGTCTGGCCGGCATCGGCGCCCGGGTCCGGCAGGAGCAGGCCGCCCTGTTCGCCGACACCGGGCGGTTCGCCGAGGCGTACGAGGAGCATCGCGCCTTCCACGCCGCCACGACCGCGCTGCAGTCGGTCCAGCGGGACGCTCGGGCCCGTGCCCTGCAGGCCGTCTTCGAGGCCAACGAGGCACGCCGGGTCAGTGAGCACTTCCGGGAGATGGCCCACCGGGACGCGCTGACCGGGCTCTACAACCGGCGGTACGTCAACGAGCGGATGCCGGCTCTGCTGCTGGAGTCGGCAGCACGCCGCCGCCCGCTGTCGCTGGCCATCGTCGACCTGGATCACTTCAAGCGGGTCAACGACACCCTGTCGCACGCCACCGGTGACGCCGTGCTGCAGCACGTGGCCGAGTTGCTGGAGGAGGCGGCACCCGGGTCGGCGTTCGCGGCCCGGATGGGTGGCGAGGAGTTCCTGCTGGTCTATCCGGGGGTGGACGCCGAGGAGGCGCTCACCCGCTGCGAGCGGCTGCGGTTGCGGATCCGGGCGCACGGCTGGGAGACGGTCACCGGGACTCTTCCGGTGACCACGAGCATCGGGGTCACCACGGCGCCGGAGGGCCGGAGCACGTTCTCCGCGCTGCTCTCCGCGGCCGACCACAACCTGTACGCCGCGAAGCGCTCCGGCCGCGACCGGGTGATCGCCGGCTGA
- a CDS encoding RrF2 family transcriptional regulator, which produces MQISARGDYAVRAALSLAQAYPALMSAQAIAQDQNMPRKFLEAVLADLRRAGVVRAQRGAEGGYTLSHPPRDVTIGQIIRAVDGPLAGVRGLRPEETQYTGAAENLPNLWVAVRAAVREVLDEVSLAELISGRMPAHVRKLTTRPDAWQPR; this is translated from the coding sequence GTGCAGATCTCCGCGCGCGGTGACTACGCGGTCCGGGCCGCCCTCAGTTTGGCGCAGGCCTACCCCGCACTGATGTCCGCCCAGGCCATTGCCCAAGACCAGAACATGCCCCGGAAGTTCCTCGAGGCAGTGCTCGCCGACCTGCGCCGGGCCGGCGTGGTCCGGGCGCAACGTGGTGCCGAGGGCGGTTACACGCTGTCGCACCCACCGAGGGACGTGACGATCGGCCAGATCATCCGCGCGGTCGACGGGCCGCTGGCCGGTGTGCGCGGCCTCCGTCCGGAGGAGACGCAGTACACGGGCGCGGCGGAGAACCTGCCGAACCTGTGGGTGGCGGTGCGGGCGGCGGTCCGCGAGGTGCTCGACGAGGTGAGCCTGGCCGAGCTGATCAGCGGGCGGATGCCGGCGCATGTGCGCAAGCTGACCACCCGGCCGGACGCCTGGCAGCCACGCTGA
- a CDS encoding DinB family protein encodes MTIEFPSPTIPAANRAEVFTRYLDYFRETLLVKTAALPETELRTSRLPSGWTPLELVKHLRHVERRWIEWGFEGRDIPDPWADQRDDRWHVDDSETLAGLTAELRAQGTHTTAAITGNDLDAVGVPGPRWSGADPATLERVCLHLVQEYARHVGHLDIVAESAGVPTGE; translated from the coding sequence ATGACGATCGAGTTCCCGTCGCCCACGATCCCGGCCGCGAACCGGGCCGAGGTGTTCACCCGCTACCTGGACTACTTCCGCGAGACGCTCCTGGTGAAGACCGCCGCACTGCCCGAGACCGAGCTCCGGACCAGCCGGCTGCCCTCCGGCTGGACCCCACTGGAACTGGTCAAACACCTGCGGCACGTGGAACGGCGCTGGATCGAGTGGGGTTTCGAAGGGCGGGACATCCCCGACCCGTGGGCCGACCAGCGCGACGACCGCTGGCACGTCGACGACTCGGAGACCCTGGCCGGCCTGACCGCCGAACTGCGGGCCCAGGGGACGCACACCACCGCGGCGATCACCGGCAACGACCTGGACGCGGTCGGCGTACCGGGGCCACGCTGGTCCGGCGCCGACCCGGCCACCCTGGAGCGGGTCTGTCTCCACCTGGTCCAGGAGTACGCCCGCCACGTGGGCCACCTGGACATCGTCGCGGAGTCGGCCGGCGTCCCGACCGGCGAATGA
- a CDS encoding fibronectin type III domain-containing protein: MAPPLAELTAQAQTLSSAGDLTGARAVLDDVLRTADADPRRATADLAVAAALHARVLIALGDPEAARLWAAFAHSAEERLHGSRDERTIAAAAMHAAVLQRIGQHGRASSVYHDLVGELASIEGPDSPRVLAAEADLATAEHAAGHCSTARSRLARAWRRHSRVHGDAAPAGIKMLARLGAMERECGLDAESAEHLAQVGELCARHLPAGHPLARQAAALVAGRASGRHTCGRRDTTGGKPFRPFPRRPTVTDPSGAQPAAFPAHAPGQPPPDDRPTDPLGTVYPVDEDADDPLPDNRPTDPNGTVYQQPLYLSDVHRLPGDPTGRHARADTPPPLPGNRAPDYGEDGRPLPVGTAQADTRTDPPNSRRVPAPARRSRAGHPLLLATLLAAGVAAAAAVVILTLPGADGATTPPVQSATGGAQPLAATADPGSPQNVRLRDDGPSVSLQWDYPRDAKGEVLITVTRSDRPPVTVAELPAGATDYVVYSLSERYDYCITVGIRQSGQKIAAAAPACTAR, translated from the coding sequence ATGGCCCCTCCACTCGCTGAACTGACCGCCCAGGCGCAGACCCTGTCGTCGGCCGGTGACCTCACGGGTGCCCGGGCCGTTCTGGACGACGTCCTGCGTACCGCCGATGCCGACCCGCGCCGCGCCACCGCGGACCTCGCCGTCGCCGCCGCGCTGCACGCCCGTGTCCTGATCGCCCTCGGCGATCCCGAGGCGGCCCGGCTCTGGGCCGCCTTCGCGCACTCCGCCGAGGAGCGTCTGCACGGCTCCCGTGACGAGCGCACCATCGCGGCCGCCGCCATGCACGCGGCCGTGCTCCAGCGGATCGGTCAGCACGGCCGGGCCTCGTCGGTCTACCACGACCTGGTCGGCGAGCTGGCCTCGATCGAGGGCCCGGACTCGCCGCGGGTGCTGGCCGCCGAGGCCGACCTGGCCACCGCCGAGCACGCGGCCGGTCACTGCTCGACCGCCCGGTCCCGGCTGGCCCGTGCCTGGCGGCGACACAGCCGGGTGCACGGCGACGCGGCCCCGGCCGGGATCAAGATGCTGGCCCGGCTCGGCGCGATGGAGCGCGAGTGCGGACTGGACGCCGAGTCGGCCGAGCACCTGGCCCAGGTCGGTGAGCTGTGCGCCCGCCACCTGCCGGCCGGTCACCCGCTGGCCCGGCAGGCCGCCGCGCTCGTCGCCGGCCGGGCGTCCGGACGGCACACCTGCGGCCGGCGCGACACCACCGGGGGCAAGCCGTTCCGCCCGTTCCCGAGGCGGCCCACCGTCACCGATCCGTCCGGAGCCCAGCCGGCGGCGTTCCCGGCCCACGCGCCCGGTCAGCCGCCGCCCGACGACCGGCCCACCGACCCGCTCGGCACGGTCTACCCGGTCGACGAGGATGCCGACGACCCGCTGCCGGACAACCGGCCCACCGACCCCAACGGGACCGTCTACCAGCAGCCGCTCTACCTCAGCGACGTGCACCGGCTGCCGGGCGACCCGACCGGCCGGCACGCCCGGGCCGACACCCCACCGCCACTGCCCGGCAATCGGGCGCCCGACTACGGCGAGGACGGCCGACCCCTTCCGGTCGGGACCGCGCAGGCCGACACCCGTACCGATCCGCCCAACTCGCGGCGCGTGCCGGCACCGGCCCGGCGGTCCCGGGCCGGGCATCCGCTGCTGTTGGCCACGCTCCTGGCCGCCGGAGTCGCGGCGGCCGCGGCGGTGGTGATCCTGACGCTGCCCGGCGCCGACGGGGCGACCACCCCGCCGGTCCAGTCGGCCACCGGCGGGGCCCAGCCACTGGCCGCCACCGCCGACCCGGGCTCTCCGCAGAACGTGCGGTTGCGCGACGACGGGCCGAGTGTGTCCCTCCAGTGGGACTATCCGCGCGACGCGAAGGGTGAGGTGCTGATCACGGTGACCCGTTCGGACCGGCCCCCGGTCACCGTCGCCGAGTTGCCCGCCGGAGCCACCGACTACGTCGTCTACAGCCTCAGCGAACGCTACGACTACTGCATCACGGTCGGGATACGCCAGAGCGGGCAGAAGATCGCGGCCGCCGCGCCCGCGTGCACCGCCCGGTGA
- a CDS encoding SsgA family sporulation/cell division regulator, which yields MSTIRPTTVEVETSLRLVAPDATALPVRASLRYDPADPYAVHVLFHAESAGGEAVSWSFARELLVTGLDEPAGIGDVRVWPWATPRGDFVALALSSPDGNALFEVPRSVLVRFLRRTYVVVPRGRESDHLDVDAAVNRLLAGR from the coding sequence ATGAGTACCATTCGTCCAACGACCGTCGAGGTCGAAACCTCGCTGCGGCTCGTAGCGCCTGACGCGACGGCACTGCCGGTACGCGCCAGTCTGCGTTACGACCCAGCCGACCCGTATGCGGTTCACGTGTTGTTCCACGCAGAATCAGCCGGTGGGGAAGCCGTGAGCTGGTCCTTCGCGCGGGAGCTCCTCGTGACCGGGCTCGACGAGCCGGCCGGGATCGGCGACGTCCGGGTGTGGCCGTGGGCCACGCCGCGGGGCGATTTCGTCGCACTGGCCCTCTCGTCGCCGGACGGGAACGCACTGTTCGAGGTGCCGCGCAGCGTCCTGGTCCGCTTCCTGCGGCGCACCTACGTGGTGGTGCCTCGCGGGCGCGAGTCCGATCATCTGGACGTCGACGCGGCGGTCAACAGGTTGCTGGCGGGGCGCTAG
- a CDS encoding TIGR02611 family protein has product MRVLDRIRSNSTGRLALKIGVGIVGGLVVAIGIILIPFPGPGWAIVILGLAILAVEFHWARGVLAFTKRHVQSWTHWIARQSLPLRALIGVVGMLFISAVVWASVKVSLHVDLIQVSLDWLRTR; this is encoded by the coding sequence GTGCGTGTGCTTGACCGTATTCGGTCCAACTCCACCGGCCGCCTGGCCCTCAAGATCGGCGTCGGCATCGTCGGCGGCCTGGTGGTCGCCATCGGCATCATCCTGATCCCGTTCCCCGGCCCCGGCTGGGCGATCGTCATCCTCGGCCTGGCGATCCTGGCCGTCGAGTTCCACTGGGCCCGCGGTGTCCTCGCCTTCACCAAGCGCCACGTCCAGAGCTGGACCCACTGGATAGCCCGCCAGTCCCTACCGCTGCGGGCCCTGATCGGCGTGGTCGGCATGCTCTTCATCAGCGCGGTGGTCTGGGCGAGCGTGAAGGTGAGCCTGCACGTCGACCTGATCCAGGTCAGTCTGGACTGGTTGCGGACCCGATGA
- a CDS encoding phosphatase PAP2 family protein encodes MTEKRARWAPVRHFAERSVLGLAAVTAVGLAFGTLLLLVRFHWQPLLGLDRSVADGLNSWASGSDTIVAVLNQISSFGGRGFMIPLVALLVAVLLIRRRPRPALYLVVTGAGALILDPSLKALIGRLRPVVEVPVATAPGNSFPSGHALGSMVVYGMIVLVFLPAMRRRWRPWFAGLAAVIVAAVGFTRIALGVHFLSDVIGGWLLGVAWISVTAYAFRIWRREAGRPVPALADGLEPEAGPDLRPAPAEEAVLPHPWAKAAEILVGWVFVFGLLYLVGYSVNRWEPPFDDGFPRWLQTFRTPSLDELSWLASKAGDTHAILIISLIFCPLALALWRQWRPVLFLALTMMGELTLFLCAAAAVGRDRPSVEQLDGQMPTSSFPSGHIAATMCLWAAIAIIVLARVRQPWRWIFPALAVIMPLIVALSRMYRGMHHPTDVLGAALLTAGWLTVLYFTVRPNAHAETASEAAAEAEQATRRHPVTVG; translated from the coding sequence GTGACCGAGAAGCGAGCCCGCTGGGCGCCGGTACGACACTTCGCTGAACGCAGCGTGCTGGGTCTGGCCGCGGTGACGGCGGTCGGCCTCGCCTTCGGCACCCTGCTACTGCTCGTGCGTTTCCACTGGCAGCCGCTGCTGGGGCTGGACCGGTCGGTGGCCGACGGCCTCAACAGTTGGGCGTCCGGCTCGGACACGATCGTGGCGGTCCTGAACCAGATCTCCTCGTTCGGCGGCCGCGGTTTCATGATCCCGCTGGTGGCCCTGCTGGTCGCGGTGCTGCTGATCCGGCGGCGGCCCCGCCCGGCGCTGTACCTGGTGGTGACCGGAGCCGGCGCGCTGATCCTGGACCCGTCGCTGAAGGCGCTGATCGGACGGCTGCGCCCGGTGGTCGAGGTGCCGGTCGCGACCGCGCCGGGCAACAGCTTCCCCAGCGGGCACGCGCTCGGCTCGATGGTCGTCTACGGGATGATCGTGCTGGTCTTCCTGCCGGCCATGCGGCGGCGGTGGCGGCCCTGGTTCGCCGGGCTGGCCGCGGTGATCGTGGCCGCGGTCGGGTTCACCCGGATCGCCCTGGGTGTGCACTTCCTCTCCGACGTGATCGGCGGATGGCTGCTCGGGGTGGCCTGGATCAGCGTCACCGCGTACGCCTTCCGGATCTGGCGTCGCGAAGCGGGCCGGCCGGTCCCGGCGCTCGCCGACGGCCTGGAGCCGGAGGCCGGTCCGGACCTGCGTCCCGCCCCGGCCGAGGAGGCCGTGCTGCCGCACCCGTGGGCGAAGGCGGCCGAGATCCTGGTCGGCTGGGTGTTCGTGTTCGGCCTGCTCTACCTGGTCGGCTACTCGGTGAACAGGTGGGAGCCGCCCTTCGACGACGGTTTCCCGCGCTGGCTGCAGACCTTCCGCACCCCGTCGCTGGATGAGCTGAGCTGGCTGGCCAGCAAGGCCGGCGACACCCACGCCATCCTGATCATCTCGCTGATCTTCTGCCCGCTGGCGCTGGCCCTGTGGCGGCAGTGGCGGCCGGTCCTGTTCCTGGCCCTGACCATGATGGGTGAGCTGACCCTCTTCCTCTGCGCGGCGGCCGCGGTCGGCCGGGACCGTCCGTCGGTCGAGCAGTTGGACGGCCAGATGCCGACGTCGTCGTTCCCGTCCGGGCACATCGCCGCGACCATGTGCCTCTGGGCGGCCATCGCGATCATCGTGTTGGCCCGGGTCCGGCAGCCGTGGCGCTGGATCTTCCCGGCCCTCGCGGTGATCATGCCGCTGATCGTGGCGCTCTCCCGCATGTACCGCGGCATGCACCACCCCACCGACGTGCTCGGCGCGGCCCTGCTGACCGCCGGCTGGCTCACCGTCCTCTACTTCACGGTCCGCCCGAACGCACATGCCGAGACGGCCTCCGAGGCGGCCGCCGAGGCCGAGCAGGCGACCCGGCGCCACCCGGTGACCGTCGGATGA
- a CDS encoding endonuclease/exonuclease/phosphatase family protein, with protein MTLRLMTWNIKNGGGDRLPAITGVIRREQPDVVCLQELQHFHRYGRRLHRLAQEAGMTVHLAPAGLAQPVAVLVRPPRRILRRSAIRWRLHHAVAIAVVETTAGPLTVVSAHLNPFSPYRRYREARWLAARYGSGRGMTLIAGDMNGLDPDTDHTATLDRVHSLYRQRHLGPDGTPDTRALVAFRAGGFTDLWAAVGEGDGRTVPTGFAGREFGTMRLDYLLAGPALAARAERAWVIRDETTEQASDHYPVRADMDL; from the coding sequence ATGACGCTGCGGCTGATGACCTGGAACATCAAGAACGGCGGCGGAGACCGCCTGCCGGCCATCACCGGGGTCATCCGCCGCGAGCAGCCGGACGTCGTCTGTCTGCAAGAGCTTCAACACTTCCATCGGTACGGTCGACGTCTGCACCGGTTGGCGCAAGAGGCGGGCATGACCGTCCACCTTGCGCCGGCCGGGCTCGCGCAGCCGGTCGCGGTCCTGGTGCGCCCACCCCGGCGGATCCTCCGGCGGTCGGCGATCCGCTGGCGGCTGCACCACGCGGTCGCGATCGCGGTCGTGGAGACCACGGCCGGCCCGCTGACCGTGGTCAGCGCCCACCTCAACCCGTTCTCCCCGTACCGCCGCTACCGTGAGGCCCGCTGGCTGGCCGCCCGGTACGGGTCCGGCCGCGGGATGACGCTGATCGCCGGCGACATGAACGGCCTCGACCCGGACACCGACCACACCGCCACGCTCGACCGGGTGCACTCGCTCTACCGGCAGCGGCACCTCGGCCCGGACGGCACCCCGGACACCCGGGCCCTGGTGGCGTTCCGTGCGGGCGGGTTCACCGACCTGTGGGCCGCCGTGGGGGAGGGCGACGGGCGTACCGTGCCGACCGGTTTCGCCGGCCGCGAGTTCGGCACGATGCGCCTGGACTACCTGCTGGCCGGTCCGGCGCTGGCGGCCCGAGCCGAGCGGGCCTGGGTGATCCGCGACGAGACCACCGAGCAGGCCTCCGACCACTATCCGGTCCGCGCCGACATGGATCTCTGA
- a CDS encoding YihY/virulence factor BrkB family protein: MSSTQPVPETRMMPGDKLSADDAFHALWHYGRWPLLHDAFVRFRYGDGFSHSRAFAFQLCLAIVPFLIALSGLATDLGVEDGGRIVADTVIALTPGASEPLVTELLMDDDRTEEAGELALTLGLITGLFALTSAMAQIERGANRIYGVERDRPALRKYLRAAVLAVIAGLPALFGFLLLVAGRAAGDSAERHFGLSPGLRVAWDVVRWPLSLLLIVFAVGLLFRHSVRRNQPALSWLLFGAVVSTVLWWLASLLLAGYIRFSDGFGATYGPLTAMMALLLWANLTGIALFLGLAFAAQLEARRVGVRRPALEDRWEPDPEPEIPAQRDPGVSAEPTG, translated from the coding sequence CCCCGAGACCCGGATGATGCCGGGTGACAAGCTGTCCGCCGACGACGCCTTCCACGCGTTGTGGCACTACGGGCGCTGGCCGCTGCTGCACGACGCGTTCGTCCGGTTCCGGTACGGCGACGGGTTCAGCCACTCCCGGGCGTTCGCCTTCCAGCTGTGCCTGGCCATCGTCCCGTTCCTGATCGCGCTCTCCGGCCTGGCCACCGACCTGGGGGTGGAGGACGGCGGCCGGATCGTCGCCGACACCGTCATCGCGCTCACCCCGGGCGCCAGCGAGCCGCTGGTCACCGAGTTGCTGATGGACGACGACCGGACCGAGGAGGCGGGCGAACTGGCCCTGACCCTGGGTCTGATCACCGGCCTGTTCGCGCTGACCAGCGCGATGGCCCAGATCGAGCGCGGCGCCAACCGCATCTACGGGGTGGAACGCGACCGGCCGGCCCTGCGCAAGTACCTGCGGGCCGCGGTGCTCGCGGTGATCGCCGGTCTACCCGCGCTCTTCGGGTTCCTGCTGCTGGTGGCCGGGCGGGCGGCCGGTGACTCGGCGGAGAGACATTTCGGGCTGAGCCCCGGCCTGCGGGTGGCCTGGGACGTGGTCCGCTGGCCGCTGAGCCTGCTGCTGATCGTCTTCGCGGTGGGCCTGCTGTTCCGGCATTCGGTACGGCGTAACCAGCCGGCCCTGTCCTGGCTGCTGTTCGGTGCCGTGGTGTCGACGGTGCTGTGGTGGCTGGCGAGCCTGCTCCTGGCCGGGTACATCAGGTTCAGCGACGGGTTCGGCGCCACCTACGGCCCGCTGACCGCCATGATGGCGCTGCTGCTGTGGGCCAATCTGACCGGGATCGCGCTCTTCCTCGGGCTGGCCTTCGCGGCCCAGTTGGAGGCCAGGCGGGTGGGCGTACGACGGCCTGCTCTGGAGGACCGCTGGGAGCCCGATCCGGAGCCGGAGATTCCGGCACAGCGCGACCCCGGTGTATCCGCGGAGCCGACCGGGTAA
- a CDS encoding helix-turn-helix domain-containing protein: MSVLIQHTEPAPTRLPPDWSGIHGCALPVAPGAATGLLDVHALVLTVTGPLLAEVDFTEHLCGPGTALWIRPGQAVRFGEPPGEGRPSREGEPPGETATIVFRRGLFGPEELPDLVPDDPSGPAARPLALPAPDVLRAAFAHLTADADGDAGPIAAAMLRHQLAAVLLRLRTLEPPLDPAGHVEGRTFERFQRRLEEGYPHTRRVEDYAAELGCSVRTLTRASLALTGRTAKQVVDDRVALQARRLLAATPLSVAEVGRILGFGEPTNFGRFFHRETGLSPGQFRGRYAAGSDGGIPVQRQAVD; the protein is encoded by the coding sequence ATGTCAGTACTCATTCAACACACCGAGCCGGCGCCGACCCGTCTTCCACCGGACTGGTCGGGGATCCACGGCTGCGCCCTGCCGGTGGCGCCAGGCGCTGCCACCGGCCTGCTGGACGTTCACGCTCTCGTGCTGACCGTCACCGGACCGTTGCTCGCCGAGGTGGATTTCACCGAACACCTCTGCGGACCGGGTACGGCGCTCTGGATCCGTCCGGGGCAGGCGGTGCGGTTCGGCGAGCCACCCGGAGAGGGCCGGCCATCCCGAGAAGGCGAGCCACCCGGGGAGACCGCCACGATCGTGTTCCGGCGTGGCCTGTTCGGACCGGAGGAACTGCCGGACCTGGTGCCGGACGATCCATCCGGTCCGGCCGCCCGGCCACTGGCACTGCCCGCTCCGGACGTGCTCCGGGCCGCCTTCGCCCACCTGACCGCGGACGCCGACGGCGACGCCGGGCCGATCGCCGCCGCCATGCTGCGACATCAGCTAGCCGCGGTGCTGCTGCGCCTGCGGACACTGGAGCCGCCGCTCGATCCGGCCGGTCATGTCGAGGGCCGGACCTTCGAGCGGTTCCAGCGCCGACTGGAGGAGGGCTATCCGCACACCAGGCGGGTCGAGGATTATGCGGCCGAGCTGGGTTGTTCGGTGCGCACCCTCACCCGGGCCAGCCTCGCGCTGACCGGCCGTACCGCCAAGCAGGTGGTCGACGACAGGGTCGCTTTGCAGGCCCGCCGCCTGCTCGCCGCGACGCCGCTGTCGGTCGCCGAGGTGGGCCGAATCCTGGGCTTCGGGGAGCCGACGAACTTCGGCCGCTTCTTCCACCGGGAGACCGGGCTGAGCCCGGGCCAGTTCCGGGGGCGGTACGCGGCCGGGTCGGACGGCGGCATCCCGGTTCAGCGGCAGGCCGTCGACTGA